One part of the Spiribacter salinus M19-40 genome encodes these proteins:
- a CDS encoding DNA polymerase III subunit chi, whose protein sequence is MMPRVDFYILALEGTEAREHFCCRLATRAWREGHTVQVRVADEAAAERLDNALWTFDEVSFIPHGRESLDGDNPIVISPAPAPGDLMINLTDALPDDWTTCTRIAEIISAEEPIRQTGRTRYRDYQQAGATPQTHRIES, encoded by the coding sequence ATGATGCCGCGGGTCGATTTCTACATACTGGCACTTGAGGGCACCGAGGCCAGAGAGCACTTCTGTTGCCGGCTTGCGACCCGGGCCTGGCGCGAGGGGCATACGGTCCAGGTGCGTGTGGCCGACGAGGCGGCGGCCGAGCGGCTGGATAACGCGCTGTGGACTTTTGATGAAGTGAGCTTCATCCCTCACGGCCGCGAGTCGCTCGATGGCGACAACCCGATTGTCATCAGCCCGGCGCCGGCGCCTGGTGACCTGATGATCAACCTGACCGACGCCCTGCCCGACGACTGGACCACATGCACGCGCATTGCCGAAATTATCAGCGCCGAGGAGCCGATACGCCAGACCGGCCGAACGCGCTATCGAGACTACCAGCAGGCAGGGGCAACCCCCCAGACCCACCGCATCGAGTCCTAG
- the lptF gene encoding LPS export ABC transporter permease LptF codes for MGLTRLSRYLLREVLLAWLAVTVVLFVVLLTNRLVQFMADAASGDIPAEVIFTLLGLKATANLGVVLPGSFFLGVVLALGRLYRDSEMTAMAGCGIGPWPIYRGILAVALPLALLVGALTLTLGPAAERQADRVVANAEQTVQFRGLQPGRFLGLGGDTTVYVATITEEGRMNQVFAERQTADGREIWVATAGRRAVDEVAPGEFLVLSDGHRYRGEPGQSDWQLLAYDEYGVRLSEPDPIEPGVGLDARPLGEVLDAADPRARAELAQRLSYPLMVFVLALGALPLARTGPRSGRYGRVVIAVLIFMIYFNLLIAVSDWAVRSAIPVWAGVGGVHLVALAVVLAGLSVRLGIRWRGWAPQ; via the coding sequence GTGGGGCTGACCCGTCTCAGTCGCTATCTGCTGCGTGAGGTCCTGCTGGCCTGGCTCGCGGTGACAGTCGTGCTGTTTGTGGTGCTACTGACCAACCGGCTGGTGCAGTTCATGGCGGATGCGGCCAGTGGCGATATCCCGGCGGAGGTCATTTTTACCCTCCTCGGGCTTAAAGCGACCGCTAATCTGGGCGTGGTGCTGCCCGGCAGTTTCTTCCTGGGTGTTGTGCTGGCACTGGGCCGGCTTTATCGCGACTCGGAAATGACCGCCATGGCCGGTTGCGGCATTGGACCGTGGCCCATTTATCGCGGGATCTTGGCGGTCGCGCTGCCACTCGCGCTGCTGGTGGGTGCACTGACGCTGACCCTTGGGCCGGCTGCCGAGCGCCAGGCGGATCGTGTTGTCGCCAACGCTGAGCAGACGGTGCAATTCCGGGGTTTGCAACCAGGTCGGTTCCTGGGGCTGGGTGGCGATACCACGGTCTACGTTGCGACGATCACTGAGGAAGGCCGGATGAATCAGGTTTTTGCTGAGCGCCAGACAGCGGATGGCCGGGAGATCTGGGTAGCGACAGCGGGGCGACGCGCGGTCGATGAGGTCGCGCCTGGCGAATTCCTGGTGCTCAGTGATGGGCACCGCTATCGCGGTGAGCCGGGACAGAGCGACTGGCAGCTGCTGGCTTATGATGAGTACGGCGTGCGGCTGTCCGAGCCGGACCCGATAGAGCCTGGTGTTGGCTTGGATGCCCGGCCGCTGGGTGAGGTGCTCGATGCTGCAGATCCGAGGGCGAGGGCTGAGCTGGCGCAGCGCCTGTCTTATCCATTGATGGTTTTTGTCCTGGCGCTTGGCGCCCTTCCGCTGGCGCGCACGGGTCCCCGCAGCGGACGGTATGGACGAGTCGTCATTGCGGTACTCATCTTCATGATTTATTTCAATTTGCTGATTGCGGTGTCTGACTGGGCGGTTCGCAGCGCAATCCCCGTGTGGGCGGGTGTCGGTGGAGTGCACCTCGTCGCGTTGGCGGTTGTGCTTGCCGGGCTTAGCGTTCGGCTCGGAATCCGCTGGCGGGGATGGGCACCGCAATGA
- the lptG gene encoding LPS export ABC transporter permease LptG yields the protein MILTRIDRYVAVTVVAGALAGLFVIVCLSFVFEFIDEADNIGQGGYGLPDAMLAVGLSMVQRAYEAFPMATLIGALVSLGALAARSELVVMRAMGLSIGRIARPVVLAGVALAVLAAAIGEWAAPPATRLAQSLQAQGSDGGVATAGGDLWARDGAYMLRIDRVLQPDLLAGVTAYEIEGNQLTRVITAAGGRYVDGAWQLDDAEVTRLGEDRVSVSPMASLELGGELRPRTLEVVVVDASTLAISEILRYIGYLETNSLDSGRYQLALWVKVATPLSTVVMLLLTVPLVFGSQRSAGVGQQIFLGVLIGLAFFLLNRFLGNAGLVYGLPAPVSALAPTVLFGLLAWLALRRTR from the coding sequence ATGATCCTCACCCGCATCGATCGCTATGTTGCGGTCACGGTGGTGGCCGGGGCCTTGGCTGGCCTGTTTGTCATTGTATGCCTGAGTTTCGTATTCGAGTTCATCGACGAGGCGGATAATATTGGCCAGGGCGGCTACGGGCTGCCTGACGCCATGTTGGCGGTGGGTTTGTCGATGGTCCAGCGGGCATATGAGGCGTTCCCGATGGCAACGCTGATTGGTGCGCTGGTGAGTCTTGGCGCCCTGGCGGCGCGCAGCGAGCTTGTCGTCATGCGGGCCATGGGATTGTCGATTGGGCGTATCGCGCGACCGGTGGTCCTCGCCGGCGTGGCCCTGGCGGTTCTTGCCGCTGCCATAGGGGAGTGGGCAGCGCCGCCTGCCACCCGACTGGCGCAGAGCCTGCAGGCCCAAGGCAGCGATGGCGGGGTCGCAACAGCCGGCGGCGATCTCTGGGCGCGGGACGGCGCTTACATGCTGCGGATTGACCGGGTATTGCAGCCCGACTTGCTGGCCGGTGTGACTGCCTATGAAATCGAGGGTAATCAGCTCACGCGGGTGATCACGGCCGCGGGTGGGCGCTACGTCGATGGCGCTTGGCAACTTGACGACGCGGAAGTGACCCGGCTGGGTGAGGATCGCGTGTCAGTCAGTCCGATGGCCTCGCTCGAGCTGGGTGGCGAGCTGCGTCCGCGAACGTTGGAGGTGGTTGTCGTCGATGCCAGCACGCTCGCAATCAGCGAGATCCTGCGCTACATCGGTTACCTGGAGACCAACAGCCTGGACAGCGGGCGCTATCAGCTCGCGCTTTGGGTGAAAGTGGCGACTCCCTTGTCCACCGTGGTCATGCTGCTGCTCACGGTGCCGCTGGTATTCGGGTCGCAACGCAGTGCCGGTGTGGGCCAGCAGATCTTTCTGGGTGTGTTGATTGGCCTGGCGTTTTTCCTGCTCAACCGGTTTCTCGGGAATGCCGGTCTGGTGTACGGGTTGCCGGCGCCGGTCAGCGCGCTTGCGCCGACGGTGTTGTTTGGTCTGCTGGCATGGCTGGCGCTGCGCCGCACCCGTTAA
- a CDS encoding RDD family protein: protein MDPDQRPSLLRRLAAVLYDGMLLIAIWMGAAALWIGLQGGEAATAGDGLFRVYLLGVAYLFFVGFWVIGGRTLGMQAWRLRLVDAHGQRISTRAATHRFVTAIVSWLPAGGGFLWALIDREGLTWHDRLSRTYLSLEPKRR from the coding sequence ATGGACCCTGATCAGCGCCCCAGCCTCCTTCGCCGTCTCGCCGCCGTGCTGTACGACGGCATGTTGCTTATTGCCATCTGGATGGGTGCCGCCGCGCTGTGGATTGGCCTCCAGGGTGGTGAGGCAGCGACGGCAGGGGACGGTCTGTTTCGCGTCTATCTGCTCGGCGTCGCCTATCTGTTCTTTGTGGGCTTCTGGGTCATCGGTGGGCGGACGCTGGGCATGCAGGCGTGGCGGCTCCGGTTGGTTGATGCACACGGCCAGCGCATTTCAACACGGGCGGCGACCCACCGCTTTGTCACCGCCATTGTGTCTTGGCTACCGGCGGGCGGCGGCTTTCTCTGGGCCCTCATCGACCGCGAGGGATTGACCTGGCACGACCGCCTCTCGCGGACGTACCTCTCCCTCGAACCCAAACGCCGTTAA
- the pcnB gene encoding polynucleotide adenylyltransferase PcnB: protein MTVSQSPSIEPTIVPRDEHVISRSHISERALTVLYRLKNAGYGAYLVGGGVRDLSLGREPKDFDVATDATPDEVKALFRNCRLIGRRFRLAHVHWGPEIIEVATFRALHPPEAEDDGDRVLEDGMILRDNVYGTIEEDALRRDFTINALYYDIATFSVVDYAGGMADLKAGRLRLIGDPEVRYREDPVRMLRAVRFAAKLGFVIDEATAQPIPRMADSLDDIPPARLFDEVLKLLMAGQGVETFESLRQHGLFRYLFPATDTALDDDEHGQFITFLARALESTDQRVNADRPVTPAFLFAALLWPAILAQLPRGKMVSGIDRELFEQSITEALERQLRQVAIPKRFGLPMREIWAMQPRFDTRSEKKATRLFSHPRFRAAYDFLLLRAEAGLADRDLAEWWRAFTTESADAPPPTPARRRRRGGRRRGGGSPAPERAGSD, encoded by the coding sequence GTGACTGTTTCCCAAAGCCCCTCCATTGAACCCACCATTGTCCCCCGCGATGAGCATGTGATCTCGCGAAGCCACATCAGCGAGCGCGCGTTGACGGTCCTGTATCGGCTCAAGAACGCGGGCTATGGCGCCTACCTGGTCGGTGGTGGCGTCCGCGATCTCTCATTGGGCCGCGAGCCCAAAGATTTTGATGTCGCGACAGATGCCACACCGGATGAGGTGAAAGCCCTGTTTCGCAACTGCCGACTGATCGGCCGACGCTTTCGCCTGGCCCATGTCCACTGGGGCCCTGAGATTATCGAGGTGGCCACATTTCGGGCGCTGCACCCGCCAGAGGCGGAGGACGACGGCGATCGGGTGCTTGAGGACGGGATGATCCTGCGCGACAACGTCTATGGCACGATCGAGGAAGACGCGCTGCGCCGCGATTTCACGATCAACGCCCTGTACTACGACATCGCGACGTTCTCGGTCGTGGACTACGCCGGTGGTATGGCGGATCTCAAGGCCGGTCGGTTGCGGCTGATCGGAGACCCTGAGGTTCGTTATCGTGAAGACCCGGTGCGCATGCTGCGAGCGGTGCGCTTTGCGGCAAAGCTTGGCTTTGTCATTGACGAGGCGACGGCCCAGCCCATTCCCCGCATGGCGGATTCGCTTGATGACATTCCGCCCGCGCGGCTCTTCGATGAGGTGCTTAAGCTGCTCATGGCCGGGCAGGGTGTAGAGACCTTTGAGTCGCTGCGCCAGCACGGGCTGTTTCGCTATCTGTTCCCCGCCACCGACACGGCGCTGGATGACGACGAGCATGGGCAGTTCATCACGTTCCTGGCCAGAGCCCTCGAGAGCACCGACCAGCGCGTCAATGCAGACCGCCCCGTGACGCCCGCCTTTTTGTTTGCGGCACTGCTCTGGCCGGCCATACTCGCTCAGTTGCCCCGCGGCAAAATGGTGAGCGGTATTGATCGGGAGTTATTCGAGCAGTCCATTACCGAAGCCCTGGAGCGCCAGCTTCGCCAGGTCGCTATTCCCAAGCGCTTTGGACTACCCATGCGCGAGATCTGGGCCATGCAGCCACGATTCGACACGCGCTCGGAGAAGAAAGCCACACGCTTGTTCTCTCACCCCCGATTTCGCGCCGCCTACGATTTCCTGCTGCTGCGTGCCGAAGCGGGACTCGCTGACCGGGATTTGGCCGAATGGTGGCGGGCGTTCACCACCGAGAGCGCGGATGCGCCACCGCCGACACCGGCTCGCCGGCGACGGCGTGGGGGGCGTCGGCGCGGCGGTGGCTCGCCAGCGCCTGAGCGTGCGGGTAGCGATTAG
- the folK gene encoding 2-amino-4-hydroxy-6-hydroxymethyldihydropteridine diphosphokinase has translation MRSYIGIGSNLGDPVAQVRWALAALAGIPLTRVEQVSSLYRNPPMGPADQPDYVNAVAELETELDARALLAELHHLEAEAGRLRDGQRWGPRLLDLDILLHGREQIDEADLTIPHVGLPRRAFVLYPLTEITPSLDIPGLGPLRDLLVGVDGSDLIRLG, from the coding sequence ATGCGCAGCTACATCGGTATCGGCAGTAATCTGGGTGATCCGGTTGCGCAGGTTCGCTGGGCACTCGCGGCGCTGGCTGGGATACCGCTGACGCGCGTCGAACAGGTGTCCTCGCTGTATCGCAACCCGCCGATGGGCCCGGCAGATCAGCCGGATTACGTGAATGCGGTAGCCGAGCTGGAAACGGAGCTCGATGCCCGGGCGCTGCTGGCCGAACTCCACCATTTGGAGGCGGAGGCGGGCCGCCTCCGCGATGGTCAGCGCTGGGGGCCTCGATTGCTTGATCTCGATATTCTGTTACACGGCCGTGAGCAGATTGATGAGGCCGATCTCACGATTCCGCACGTCGGCCTGCCGAGGCGCGCGTTCGTCCTGTATCCTCTGACAGAAATTACCCCGAGCCTGGACATCCCGGGGCTCGGGCCGCTCCGAGACCTGCTAGTGGGCGTTGATGGCAGTGATCTCATAAGACTCGGATAA
- a CDS encoding deoxynucleoside kinase: MTQGGLNYVVVEGPIGVGKSRLTEKLAERLGAEALLERSQENPFLERFYRNPREGAFPTQLFFLMQRAELLSHLRQSDLFQPRVVGDFLFAKDRLFAELNLDAHEFDLYDRVWQSLSPGVPAPDLVIYLQAPVEVLQARLRKHAVGPEARLETDYLERLAGAYVDFFHHYSESPVLIVNSAGIDPAGDERHLDLLIEEMSRARTGRHYFNPDMSVL; this comes from the coding sequence ATGACACAGGGCGGACTGAATTACGTAGTGGTCGAAGGCCCCATCGGGGTCGGTAAATCGCGGCTCACAGAAAAGCTCGCCGAGCGCCTGGGGGCTGAGGCCCTGCTTGAGCGCAGTCAGGAAAATCCTTTTCTTGAGCGTTTCTACCGCAACCCTCGGGAAGGGGCCTTTCCTACCCAGTTATTTTTCTTGATGCAGCGTGCCGAGCTCCTCTCGCATCTGCGCCAGAGTGATTTGTTCCAGCCTCGTGTGGTCGGGGATTTCCTTTTTGCCAAGGACCGGCTCTTCGCCGAGCTCAATCTGGATGCCCACGAATTCGATCTCTACGATCGTGTCTGGCAAAGCCTCTCTCCCGGCGTGCCGGCACCGGATCTGGTCATTTACTTGCAGGCGCCCGTTGAGGTGTTGCAAGCAAGACTGCGCAAGCATGCCGTTGGCCCGGAGGCCCGGCTTGAAACGGACTATCTTGAGCGCCTAGCGGGTGCCTATGTGGACTTTTTCCACCACTACAGCGAATCCCCGGTGTTGATCGTTAACAGCGCGGGGATTGATCCTGCGGGTGATGAGCGACACCTGGATTTGCTGATTGAGGAAATGAGCCGTGCCCGCACAGGCCGCCATTACTTCAACCCGGACATGAGCGTACTCTGA
- the panB gene encoding 3-methyl-2-oxobutanoate hydroxymethyltransferase — protein sequence MTQRITLSTLRRMKADREPIVALTAYDYSFARAVDAAGVDVVLVGDSLGMVMQGHPDTVPVTLQEMAYHTRCVARGLERAYLMVDLPFLSDHDAASALTSSSVLMKEGRADMVKIEATAEQAPIVAALSAAGVPVCAHFGLRPQRVGQMGGYRVQGRSDAEAQAVLADARALEAAGADLLLVECLSASVAAQVQAAVSVPLIGIGAGVDCDGQILVLQDILGITPGRPPTFSHDFLADAGSIPDALAGYTQAVRARTFPRPEHGFQ from the coding sequence ATGACGCAACGGATAACGCTCTCGACACTGCGGCGGATGAAAGCCGACCGCGAGCCGATCGTCGCCCTGACGGCCTACGACTACAGTTTCGCTCGTGCGGTGGATGCCGCCGGGGTGGATGTGGTTCTTGTGGGCGATTCCCTGGGCATGGTCATGCAGGGCCATCCGGACACCGTGCCGGTCACCCTGCAAGAAATGGCCTATCACACCCGCTGTGTAGCCAGGGGGCTCGAGCGCGCCTATCTGATGGTCGATTTACCCTTTCTCAGTGACCATGACGCCGCCAGCGCATTGACGAGTTCCAGTGTGCTGATGAAAGAGGGCCGGGCGGATATGGTCAAGATCGAGGCGACAGCCGAGCAGGCCCCGATTGTGGCGGCGCTGTCCGCTGCTGGCGTGCCCGTCTGTGCACACTTTGGGCTGCGCCCACAACGGGTGGGGCAGATGGGCGGCTATCGCGTCCAGGGCCGCAGCGACGCTGAGGCGCAGGCGGTGCTGGCCGATGCCCGGGCGCTCGAGGCGGCGGGTGCGGATCTGCTCCTGGTCGAATGCCTCTCAGCGAGCGTAGCGGCACAGGTTCAGGCGGCCGTCAGTGTGCCGCTGATTGGTATTGGCGCGGGTGTTGACTGCGATGGCCAGATTCTGGTGCTGCAGGATATTCTTGGTATCACGCCTGGCCGGCCGCCGACGTTCAGTCATGACTTTCTGGCTGATGCCGGCAGTATCCCTGACGCCCTCGCCGGCTACACTCAAGCTGTTCGAGCCCGCACGTTCCCCAGGCCGGAACACGGTTTTCAGTAA
- the panC gene encoding pantoate--beta-alanine ligase yields MQEITSIAALREQVAAWRRAGERIGFVPTMGNLHGGHLALVDEARARSDRVVVSIFVNPTQFAPGEDFEGYPRTLAADCAALKQHATDLVFTPPVEAIYPDGPVLRTAVSVPVLNDILCGASRPGHFVGVATVVTKLLNIVQPDLAVFGLKDYQQLLVIKHLVRDLSLPVEIVGGAVAREPSGLALSSRNAYLSEAQRAQAPVLYQTLRDVAKRLAEGDGDLAGLEAEGLARLQHAGLTPDYLEIRRASDLGRPAPSDCDLVIPAAAYLGRARLIDNVQVRRPAS; encoded by the coding sequence ATGCAGGAGATCACGTCCATTGCCGCGCTGCGTGAGCAGGTGGCGGCCTGGCGACGGGCCGGCGAGCGCATTGGTTTTGTGCCGACGATGGGTAATCTCCATGGCGGGCATCTGGCGCTGGTGGATGAGGCGCGGGCGCGAAGCGATCGCGTCGTGGTCAGCATTTTCGTTAACCCGACCCAGTTCGCGCCGGGTGAGGACTTCGAGGGTTATCCGCGCACGCTAGCGGCCGACTGCGCCGCGCTCAAACAGCATGCGACTGATTTAGTATTCACACCGCCGGTTGAGGCGATTTACCCGGATGGCCCTGTCCTGCGCACAGCGGTCAGCGTGCCGGTGCTCAACGATATCCTGTGCGGCGCGTCGCGGCCTGGCCATTTCGTGGGGGTGGCAACGGTGGTGACCAAGCTACTCAACATCGTCCAGCCGGATCTGGCCGTGTTTGGGCTGAAGGACTATCAGCAGTTGCTGGTGATCAAGCATCTGGTGCGAGATCTCAGTCTGCCCGTGGAGATCGTTGGCGGCGCGGTGGCCCGGGAACCGAGCGGCCTGGCATTAAGCAGCCGAAACGCCTATCTGAGTGAGGCTCAACGGGCCCAGGCCCCGGTCCTCTACCAGACATTGCGTGATGTGGCGAAGCGCCTCGCCGAGGGCGATGGCGATCTCGCAGGCCTGGAGGCCGAGGGTCTGGCGCGTTTGCAGCATGCCGGTCTGACACCGGATTACCTTGAGATTCGTCGGGCGAGTGATCTGGGGCGACCCGCGCCCAGCGACTGTGATCTCGTCATACCGGCAGCCGCCTATCTGGGCCGGGCACGGTTGATTGATAACGTGCAGGTTCGCCGCCCGGCATCGTGA
- the pgi gene encoding glucose-6-phosphate isomerase — MPSLETLPAWQTLVDRREAIRATRLVDLFDADPTRFDQFSLETEGLLLDYSKQPIDAATWQALLALAEACDLPAQREAMFNGTAVNSTEDRAALHTALRQPAAEPGPAGEAIHREVMDTRTRMAELAERIRSGEYMGATGKPIRHVINIGIGGSDLGPRLVLEALAPMVDGPAVHFVANVDGVELERALAVCDPETTLVLVVSKSFGTVETMANAHEAMAWLRRRVPSDAVIERQVLAITANLERVRALGLDPALALPMRDWVGGRYSLWSAVGFAIQLGIGSDCLEALLAGAHGMDQHFRRAPLDANMPVILGLLSVFNGTLLGRRSQAVVPYTERLGRLSAYLQQLVMESNGKSVDRLGNPVAVPTAGAIWGQTGTPGQHAFFQALHQGTDVVPVDFIGVIRPVAGERGDPLELTAHLFAQSQALMQGRGGADVPAARACPGNRPSNTVLIDALTPERLGALIALYEHRTFAEAAVWGINPFDQFGVELGKGLAADLKPLLGGATPETPLDGSTAGLIARYRG, encoded by the coding sequence ATGCCATCACTCGAGACGCTACCGGCATGGCAGACGCTGGTTGACCGCCGTGAGGCCATCCGCGCAACGCGGCTGGTCGATCTGTTCGATGCGGATCCGACGCGCTTCGATCAGTTTTCACTGGAGACCGAGGGGTTGCTGCTGGATTACAGCAAACAGCCCATAGACGCGGCGACCTGGCAGGCCCTGCTGGCCCTCGCTGAGGCATGTGATCTGCCCGCGCAGCGTGAGGCCATGTTCAATGGCACGGCGGTGAATAGCACCGAAGACCGCGCCGCGCTGCACACGGCGTTGCGCCAGCCAGCGGCGGAACCGGGTCCGGCGGGTGAGGCCATCCACCGAGAGGTAATGGATACCCGGACGCGGATGGCTGAGCTGGCTGAGCGTATACGGTCGGGCGAGTACATGGGCGCAACGGGCAAGCCGATTCGCCATGTGATCAACATCGGTATTGGTGGCTCGGACCTGGGTCCGCGCTTAGTGCTTGAGGCCCTGGCGCCGATGGTGGATGGGCCCGCGGTGCATTTTGTCGCCAATGTGGATGGCGTGGAGCTTGAGCGCGCGCTGGCGGTTTGTGATCCCGAAACGACGCTGGTGCTGGTTGTCTCGAAGAGTTTTGGCACCGTGGAGACGATGGCCAATGCTCATGAGGCGATGGCCTGGCTGCGCCGGCGAGTCCCGTCTGATGCGGTCATCGAGCGCCAGGTGTTGGCTATTACGGCCAATCTCGAGCGGGTTCGGGCCCTGGGGCTGGATCCCGCCCTGGCCCTGCCGATGCGCGACTGGGTCGGTGGGCGCTACTCGCTCTGGTCGGCAGTGGGGTTCGCCATCCAATTGGGGATCGGGTCCGACTGCCTTGAGGCGTTGCTCGCCGGTGCGCATGGCATGGATCAACACTTCAGGCGGGCACCCCTCGACGCCAATATGCCTGTCATCCTTGGCTTGCTGTCGGTATTCAATGGCACGTTGCTGGGTCGGCGTAGCCAGGCCGTCGTGCCTTATACCGAGCGCCTGGGGCGGCTGTCGGCCTATCTCCAGCAACTGGTTATGGAGAGCAATGGCAAGTCCGTGGATCGGCTCGGCAACCCGGTGGCGGTGCCAACCGCAGGTGCGATTTGGGGCCAGACCGGTACCCCGGGTCAGCACGCGTTTTTCCAGGCGCTGCACCAGGGCACAGACGTGGTGCCGGTGGATTTCATTGGCGTGATCCGCCCGGTGGCGGGTGAGCGCGGGGATCCCCTCGAGCTGACGGCTCATCTTTTTGCCCAGAGCCAGGCGCTCATGCAGGGCCGTGGCGGAGCCGATGTGCCGGCCGCGCGAGCCTGTCCGGGGAATCGGCCCAGTAACACGGTGTTGATTGATGCATTGACGCCCGAACGGCTGGGTGCGCTGATTGCGCTGTATGAGCATCGCACTTTTGCTGAGGCGGCGGTGTGGGGGATCAATCCCTTTGATCAATTCGGCGTGGAACTGGGCAAGGGGCTGGCGGCTGACCTTAAACCGCTGCTAGGCGGGGCAACACCGGAAACGCCGCTGGATGGATCAACCGCGGGGTTGATCGCTCGTTACCGAGGGTAG
- the queG gene encoding tRNA epoxyqueuosine(34) reductase QueG: MERLAVALRQWAEALGFDSVGIAKPALAEDEAHLLRWLKAGRHGTMRWMGRHGVKRARPDQLIPGTARIISVRMDYRPPDLEADDAILADRRRAFVARYALGRDYHKLMRRRLQQLAEQIETTVGPFGYRAFVDSGPVLEKALGRNAGLGWIGKNTLLLNREAGSYFFLGELFTDLPLPEDAPVEDLCGSCRACIDVCPTQAITGPRQLDARRCISYLTIEHEGSIPEALRPSIGNRVFGCDDCQAVCPWNRYAQPTDEADFHPRHGLEHASLIELFRWDEATFLKRTEGSAIRRLGHERWLRNLAVALGNGPADPEAIQALSERLEHPSDLVREHVDWALRQLQSATLPSVTSDQPRG, translated from the coding sequence ATGGAACGTCTCGCCGTGGCACTCCGTCAATGGGCGGAGGCGCTCGGTTTTGATAGCGTGGGCATTGCCAAACCGGCGCTGGCCGAGGACGAGGCGCATCTGCTGCGCTGGCTAAAGGCGGGCCGTCACGGCACGATGCGCTGGATGGGCCGGCACGGTGTCAAGCGCGCGCGCCCTGACCAGCTCATCCCGGGCACAGCGCGCATTATCAGCGTGCGCATGGACTACCGCCCACCGGACCTGGAGGCGGACGATGCGATCCTTGCCGATCGCCGACGGGCCTTTGTCGCCCGATACGCCCTGGGCCGGGATTATCACAAACTGATGCGCCGCCGCCTCCAGCAACTCGCTGAGCAGATCGAGACAACGGTGGGACCGTTCGGCTATCGCGCGTTCGTCGACAGCGGCCCGGTGCTGGAAAAGGCACTCGGGCGCAACGCCGGCCTGGGCTGGATCGGCAAAAACACCCTTTTGCTCAATCGTGAGGCCGGCTCTTACTTCTTCCTTGGTGAGCTCTTCACCGATCTCCCCCTCCCTGAGGATGCACCGGTTGAAGACCTCTGCGGCAGCTGCCGGGCGTGTATTGATGTCTGTCCCACCCAGGCCATCACCGGGCCCCGGCAGCTGGACGCCCGGCGCTGTATCTCCTATTTGACGATCGAGCATGAGGGCAGCATTCCGGAAGCGCTACGGCCCAGCATTGGCAACCGGGTGTTCGGTTGCGATGACTGCCAAGCCGTTTGCCCCTGGAATCGCTATGCGCAGCCCACGGATGAGGCGGATTTTCATCCACGCCATGGCCTGGAACACGCCTCACTGATCGAGCTGTTCCGCTGGGATGAGGCGACCTTTCTCAAGCGCACCGAGGGCTCAGCAATCCGCCGGCTCGGCCACGAACGCTGGCTGCGCAATCTCGCGGTTGCGCTCGGCAATGGCCCGGCTGACCCTGAGGCCATTCAGGCGCTGAGTGAGCGCCTCGAGCATCCATCCGACCTGGTGCGAGAGCATGTGGACTGGGCGCTCCGCCAGCTCCAATCAGCGACGCTACCCTCGGTAACGAGCGATCAACCCCGCGGTTGA